In the Clostridium sporogenes genome, one interval contains:
- a CDS encoding C40 family peptidase, protein MKKKTTILSIFLAAFIALLLNVGNVKAAATGQDIVNYAKQFQGVPYVGGGETTSGFDCSGFVQYVYKNAAGISLPRTTYDQINVGTPVSQSNLQPGDLIFPESNIGHVGIYVGNGQMIHASLSRGKVIIADVYAFYAGRRIIKQPYVKIDGLGALPHNGTSAMNLIIKDYSDDVARVFAWVDSDSNASWSFEKVPENSNYTKLYKGTNKYINVRNGGGVFTPGGAYKITVKGYDNNRKVICTETISLKVPNAITNSSAKPVLSGSFTVTTPTVSREYPRSNASVTRNLKQGDKVDVYAVFGNWYLVGRGTPQWVEKQYLTR, encoded by the coding sequence ATGAAAAAGAAGACAACCATATTAAGTATCTTTCTAGCTGCATTTATAGCCTTATTATTAAATGTAGGTAATGTTAAGGCTGCGGCAACTGGACAAGATATAGTAAACTATGCTAAGCAATTTCAGGGAGTTCCATATGTTGGGGGCGGTGAAACAACAAGTGGATTTGATTGTTCAGGTTTTGTACAATATGTGTATAAGAATGCTGCAGGTATAAGCTTACCAAGAACAACATATGATCAAATTAATGTAGGCACTCCAGTATCACAAAGCAATTTACAACCAGGTGATTTAATTTTCCCAGAATCAAATATAGGACATGTTGGTATATATGTAGGAAATGGACAGATGATACATGCTTCATTATCACGTGGTAAAGTAATAATAGCTGATGTGTATGCATTTTATGCAGGAAGAAGAATTATAAAACAGCCTTATGTTAAAATAGATGGCTTGGGAGCATTACCTCATAATGGAACTTCAGCAATGAATTTAATAATAAAAGATTACTCTGATGATGTAGCTAGAGTGTTTGCATGGGTTGATAGTGACTCAAATGCATCATGGTCATTTGAAAAAGTACCTGAAAATAGTAATTATACAAAATTATACAAAGGAACAAATAAGTATATAAATGTTAGAAACGGTGGAGGAGTTTTCACACCAGGTGGAGCTTATAAAATAACAGTTAAAGGATATGATAATAACAGAAAGGTTATATGTACAGAAACTATAAGCTTAAAAGTACCAAATGCAATAACAAATTCATCAGCTAAACCAGTTTTATCAGGTTCATTTACTGTAACAACACCAACAGTATCAAGAGAATATCCAAGATCAAATGCTTCAGTAACTAGAAATTTAAAACAAGGCGATAAAGTAGATG